In Gordonia sp. SL306, the genomic window TCGGCGCCGACGGCACTGTGATCAATCGCTTCCGTCCCCGCACCGAGCCGAACGACCCTGCGGTGATCTCGGCCATCGAAGCGGCCCTCTGACCCCAACCGTCGGCAGGCTCCGACCTCGCCGATCGGGCCCACTCCCCGTCGATCGTGCACAGTTTTTCGTCGATCGTGCACATCAGTGCACGGTCGACGAGTTTCTGTGCCCGATCGATGAGGTTGTGGGCCCGATCGACGGGATTGTGGGCCCGATCGATGAGGCTGTGCGTCCGGTCGGCGCAGTACGGCGGAGCGATGCAGGCGCCGTGTGGCCGGCGACCACCCGGTAAGGTGATCGCTGAACAGCGCACCAGCGAGAACGGAGCAAGTGCCCATGGCGCGAGTGGTGGTCGACGTGATGCCGAAGGCCGAGATCCTCGACCCGCAAGGGCAGGCGATCGTGGGAGCTCTGGGTCGGCTGGGATTCTCCGGGATCGCCGACGTCCGGCAGGGCAAGCGGTTCGAACTCGAGGTCGACGACTCGGTCGACGACGTGGCGCTCGAACGTATCGCGGAGGAATTGCTCACCAACACGGTGATCGAGAACTTCAACGTCTCGCGCGTCGCGGACTGAGGGCCGACTCATGACTGCTCGTATCGGGGTCATCACCTTCCCTGGCACGCTCGACGACATCGACGCGGTGCGCGCGGCGCGACTGGCCGGTGCCGAGCCGGTGGAGCTGTGGCACGGCGACGCCGATCTCAAGAATGTCGATGCGGTGATCGTGCCGGGAGGCTTCTCTTACGGCGACTACCTACGTGCAGGCGCCATCGCCAGGTTTGCGCCGGTGATGGGGTCGGTTCTGGAGGCGGCGACCAAGGGAATGCCGGTCCTCGGGATCTGCAACGGTTTCCAGGTGCTGTGCGAGGCGGGGTTGCTGCCGGGCGCGCTGACCCGTAACGAGGGCCTGCACTTCGTCTGCCGCGACGAATGGCTGAAGGTCGAATCGAACACGACGACGTGGACGAGCCGCTTCGAACGAGGCGCGGAGATCCTCATCCCGCTCAAGTCCGGCGAGGGCCGCTACGTCGCACCGCAGGGCAAACTCGAGGAGCTCGAGGGCGAGGGCCGTATCGCGTTCACCTATTCCGGAGGCAATCCGAACGGCTCGGCACTCGACATCGCGGGGATCTCCAGCGCCGACGGCCGCATCGTCGGACTGATGCCGCACCCGGAGCATGCCACCGAGGCGCTGACCGGACCCAGCGACGACGGTCTGGGACTCTTCTATTCGGTGATCGATTCCGTGCTCGCCGCCGCCTGATGACCTCCCTGATCATGGCGGCCATCGGCGTCGCCATGCTCGGGTTGTGCACTGTCGCTGTGCGTCTGCGGGCGCGGGTCGGCGGGATCGCGGTGGTCGTCGCGGCCATCCTGGTCGGTCTCGCGTATGACAATGTCGCAGTGGCAATCGGTCGTCTGATCGGTTACGGCGATGTGCTGCTGGCGATCAACGTGCCGCGCTTCTGGATTCATGCGATCGTCACCCCGCTTCTGATCATCGTCGCCGGGGTCCTGGTCGGTCGTCTGGGTGTGACCCGGGTACGAGACCGGAACATCGCGCTCGCGGGCTGGGCGCTGGTCGCGATGCTCATCGCGATCGGTGTGGTCGAGGAGATCGTCCGGGCCAGGCTGGTCCCCGAAGACGCGGGTGACGCCCTGCGATACGTGAACGCAGAGGCGCAAGGACCGCCGCTGCCGGCCATCATCACCATCCTCGCGCTGATCGTGCTCGGTGTGATGGCATGGCGCCATGCAGGTTTCCCGTGGCTTTTCGTCGGGGCGATCGTCATGCTGATCGCGGCTGCGGCCGGCAGTGCGGTCCTGTGGATAGGAAACCTCGGCGAACTCGTACTGCTCGCGGCCGTCGTCGCGACGATGGCCGCCGTCGGCGGCGGCGTCAGGCTGCCGCTGACATCAGCAACCGTAGGAGGTGCCCGTTGATCACGACCACTGCCACCGCCGAGGGGCTCGGCGAATTCATCGATGCTTCACCGTCGCCGTTCCACGTGTGTGCCACCGTCGCTGCCGAATTGGAGGCGGCAGGTTATGTCCGACTGTACGAGCACGAGGAGTGGACGACCGCCCCGAGTCGGAACTACGTCATCAGGGGCGGCTCGGTGGTCGTGTGGGATACCGGCGAGGGCAATGCCTTTCGCATCGTCGGCGGACACACCGACAGCCCGAACCTGCGGGTCAAGCAGCGTCCGGACCGGACGTCGGCCGGCGTGGGGATGGTGGCACTCGAACCGTACGGCGGGGCCTGGCTGAATTCGTGGCTGGACCGCGATCTCGGGCTGTCCGGCCGGTTGGCCTATCGGGTCGGGGCCGGCGTCGAGCATGTGCTGGTCCACGTGACCGAACCGGTTATCCGAGTGCCGCAGTTGGCGATTCACTTGTCCGAGGACCGCAAAGGAGTCACCCTCGACCCGCAGCGGCACCTCGACGGGCTGTGGTCGGCGAGCGCGGAGGTGGCCGATGTCCTGGAGTGGGTGGCTTCCTATGCAGGCATCGAGCCGTCGTCGTTGCTGGGTTGGGAGTTGATGACCCACGACGTCACGCCGTCTCGGCTCATCGGTCCACGCGATGATCTGCTCAGCGCCCCACGCCTGGACAATCAGGGGACGTGCTACGCCGGGCTGCGCGCGCTGCTCGATTCGGAGCCCTCGAAGGAGACCCGGATGGTGGCGCTGTTCGATCACGAGGAGGTGGGCAGCGGGTCCGAACGAGGCGCCGCCTCCGACTTCCTGGCCACCATTTGCGAGCGGATCGTGTTGGCCCGCGACGGTTCTCGCGCCGATTACCTGCAGGCGATGGCGGCGAGTGTCTGTGTGTCAGGCGACATGGCGCACGCGACCCACCCCAACTACCCGGATCGGCATGAGCCATCGCACCCGGATCGACATCAACGGCGGCCCGGTACTCAAGGTCAACCAGAACCTGCGGTATGCCTCGGATGCGGTGGGCGAGGCCGTGTTCGCGATCGCGTGTGACTCTGCGGGCGTGCCGATGCAGCGCTACACCCATCGCGCCGACCTGCCGTGCGGGTCGACGATCGGCCCCATCACGGCCGCACGCACGGGTCTGACCACCATCGACGTCGGGGCGCCGCAGCTGGCGATGCACAGCGCGCGCGAGCTCATGGGTGCCGACGACGTACCGATGTATTCAGCTGCGCTGCAGGCATTCCTGAGCGGGTCGTGACCGTCAGTAGCTCCGAGCGAAGCCCAGCACATCGTCGACGTAGGTCATCGAGTTGTTGTACCGGAGGATGGCGGACACCTGTTCGGAGGTACTGCGGAGGTTCTTGTGCCCGTCGCAGAGATAACGCCCGGTGGTGAGCGCGGCGTCGTAGATGTTCTGCGGGTCGCTCTTGCCGTCGCCGTTGCCGTCGGCCCCGTAGTGCTCCCAGGTCGACGGTAGGAACTGCATCGGGCCGACAGCACGGTCGTAGGTGGAATCGCCGTCGAGACGCCCACCGTCTGTGTCGGCGATGACCTCGT contains:
- the purQ gene encoding phosphoribosylformylglycinamidine synthase subunit PurQ translates to MTARIGVITFPGTLDDIDAVRAARLAGAEPVELWHGDADLKNVDAVIVPGGFSYGDYLRAGAIARFAPVMGSVLEAATKGMPVLGICNGFQVLCEAGLLPGALTRNEGLHFVCRDEWLKVESNTTTWTSRFERGAEILIPLKSGEGRYVAPQGKLEELEGEGRIAFTYSGGNPNGSALDIAGISSADGRIVGLMPHPEHATEALTGPSDDGLGLFYSVIDSVLAAA
- the purS gene encoding phosphoribosylformylglycinamidine synthase subunit PurS, translated to MARVVVDVMPKAEILDPQGQAIVGALGRLGFSGIADVRQGKRFELEVDDSVDDVALERIAEELLTNTVIENFNVSRVAD